The DNA segment actagtaTTGTAATACTtgcctgaacacctgaatgattcccaccctcctttccccacatcaatttgaccttgaataaagcaattgacgatcAAAGTGGGCGAGTTGGCGCACACCTGTgccagcgttgccaaccgtttgttatggtagctcaagtgacaagattttacctgcagcgttggtaacgctggctgttaaaattcccactagggggattggtaattgagaatTGTTCAGGCTAGTGGGGTTTAGgccgaattcaggtgttcaggtaagtattacaatattagttttattatgaaaacttcattttggggtagatatgtccaacattcccCCTCCATTCAGtttgggaatcagctatgtaattactgggtaagttacttacataaaaattacatttttataataaaataatgttttatatatacttagccagtaattacatgatcaaagcccacccgcctcccctcacttggacataagggcataaacaaattgaagctctttgctatgttgtacctcttcttacacccgaaagtgggcggggcacatcgccataaccaaaacaaactagcatgacacacaatttcaaaatttttggttaaaagaaactaatagctatgtaattactgggtaagtatatataaaactatattataaaaatgtcatttttaagtttaAGCTCAGTTACCAAGATTTGTAGCCTAAGATACAGTACGTTACATAATTCCAAATTGGATGCAGTAATTATCACTGCAATTTTATAAGAGTATCAAAAGGTGTATTGtaacagttttattaattttttaacactTCATACAAATAAGAATTGTACTAAATACATCAACAAAGTTATAAAATTTCCATACATTTGCAACACAACTTTGCTAATTAAAAAGGCTTAGTGGACTTAACTGTATTATTATCTTTTGGCGGAAAGGATGGCAATACAGAGATGGGTGGGCGTGTAGTCATTAATTGGCAGAGTCTGTAGCTGATTGCAACTCGGAGGACAAGGGCATAGGATATGCAAGATGTGCTTGCATAGAAGATGGCTGATCATATACAGGTTGGCGAAGAAAGATCATTGATAGGAGTTAAAGATTGAAAAGAAGTTTTTGACCTGAAGAAAGAATTGATCTTGGATAATGAGAGAGTGATACTGACTCTTACTCACATGACACAAGAGGCACTTGAATGTGGGAGCAGACAGCAGAATATGCTATTCATGTTATGGCTACAAATTGCAAGATGCAATTCACACCATCCCTGATTTGAGACAGTTGAGCTTCAGTACAGTATCTCTTCATCCCCATCATCATTGTTAGCTTTACTATCTTTTTCAGGGAAAGATTGTCAACTAAGTAGTTACagttgtgcgtgtgtgtcagtTTTAGCGAGAGGTTGTCATTCATTAATTTGGTTGATCCCCCCtaaataatttgatatatttggtATGATGAGAGGTTTGTGATCAAAACAATCTTTATATCTCACAAGATACAGTGTTTTCTTTATTCTGCTATTCGCCTCCTGCAGGTTCTAGCAAGTAATGTAGTGCTCGTCTTTGGTTTGCAGAGTTGGAGAAGGAGGGTTTATGTAGTGTGTGACCAGTGAGGGGGGAGCCCCCCATTTTTTACACAGTTCTGATCCACTCACAGATAACTAATATTAAGTTACTTTACTTTGCTATGCAGctctttttcttccctttgctGCGCAATTAGGCATAAGTAATATTCTGTAAGAGATTTACATCAATGAAACATAGagctaatttttttacttatgacaATAAGTGCTCCAGACCAATTTGTTTCATACTACATACCCCCCAGCAGCAAGCACAGAGCATGTCAAGCAACATAATTAGGTTGTGCAAAAGGAAAAGAACTAACTCTTGGGTTTCTCTTTTCAGATGGAAAGTAAGGACCAGAAAGTTCTCCTTGCTTTTGATTTTGACCATACCCTCATTGACAACAACAGTGACACTTATATCTATAAACTTGCCCCAGGCCACAAGATTCCAGCAGATCTTAAGAACTTGTATCGTAAGGATGGTTGGACCCACTACATGGGGGAAGTATTCAAATATCTTCACAGCAATGGCATGAGGAAAGAGGACATTTTGAATTGCTTAAAGGAAATTAAACTGACAGATGGAATGAGAGAATTGTTAATTGGAGTTCCAAAAGACCttacagaatttattattatatcagacTCCAATGCAGTATTTATTAATCACATTTTACAAAACTTAGGCATAAGGGAactcttttgtaatatttttacaaatccAGCAGAATTCGATGAAAATGAATGTTTGCATCTTCAGATGTACCATCATCAAGACTGGTGTAGTCTTAGCACAAAG comes from the Macrobrachium rosenbergii isolate ZJJX-2024 chromosome 3, ASM4041242v1, whole genome shotgun sequence genome and includes:
- the LOC136852389 gene encoding probable phosphatase phospho2 isoform X3, encoding MESKDQKVLLAFDFDHTLIDNNSDTYIYKLAPGHKIPADLKNLYRKDGWTHYMGEVFKYLHSNGMRKEDILNCLKEIKLTDGMRELLIGVPKDLTEFIIISDSNAVFINHILQNLGIRELFCNIFTNPAEFDENECLHLQMYHHQDWCSLSTKNLCKGSILANYIKSREEEANVYFSTIAYVGDGVNDFCPSLRLKNCDIVFPRCGYDLLNVIPKMEAEKGLKLDADVCPWDTGKDILERLLLCYNGVGQQEILRPRVREQLLKVEN
- the LOC136852389 gene encoding probable phosphatase phospho2 isoform X2 codes for the protein MQIVASLLAKIPLWKTVKQCAERQRVHLVQLNKFVTGCKMESKDQKVLLAFDFDHTLIDNNSDTYIYKLAPGHKIPADLKNLYRKDGWTHYMGEVFKYLHSNGMRKEDILNCLKEIKLTDGMRELLIGVPKDLTEFIIISDSNAVFINHILQNLGIRELFCNIFTNPAEFDENECLHLQMYHHQDWCSLSTKNLCKGSILANYIKSREEEANVYFSTIAYVGDGVNDFCPSLRLKNCDIVFPRCGYDLLNVIPKMEAEKGLKLDADVCPWDTGKDILERLLLCYNGVGQQEILRPRVREQLLKVEN